A DNA window from Rossellomorea marisflavi contains the following coding sequences:
- a CDS encoding helix-turn-helix domain-containing protein — MSGKLFATIRKLEGFNQHNLALKLGVSQSLIAKMEQGERTITEHMERKLLRELNVTPEKLAVIKLLIA; from the coding sequence ATGAGCGGAAAGTTGTTTGCGACAATCCGTAAACTCGAGGGTTTCAATCAGCATAATCTGGCGTTAAAGCTGGGCGTCAGCCAGTCGCTGATTGCAAAGATGGAGCAAGGTGAACGGACCATCACGGAGCACATGGAGCGTAAACTTTTGCGCGAACTCAACGTTACACCGGAAAAGTTGGCGGTTATCAAACTTCTGATCGCTTAA
- a CDS encoding helix-turn-helix domain-containing protein translates to MDKQVMRFIRTSNGLNAREFAKKIQVSHSLISLIEGGDRRLTDRVKLRVMEAFNLTDEKLLSIKLLISEINN, encoded by the coding sequence ATGGACAAACAAGTGATGCGTTTTATACGCACCTCCAACGGGCTAAATGCAAGGGAGTTTGCGAAAAAGATTCAAGTAAGTCACTCGTTAATATCTCTCATTGAAGGAGGTGATCGCCGGCTAACAGATCGAGTGAAATTAAGGGTAATGGAGGCATTTAATTTAACGGATGAGAAGTTGTTATCAATCAAACTGTTAATCAGCGAAATTAATAACTAG
- a CDS encoding tyrosine-type recombinase/integrase: MNVKLAVKDFLEECELKNLSPYTRTTYRRVLRNFTHYCQAAEILEVTDIDRPAIKGFLLYCRNEFGNSPNTINLKLRIVKAFVNYLINEDLYDESKKPFRNVSYGKVDTRVEIFTEDHLRQILRYFEKESRNKPYHAYRNRTIVLMLLSTGIRRGELVNLRWRDIDLDSGMITVFGKKRRENDVPLASKMCAEMVQFRQFCEEYFDGEVGDHVFCSSKGRKLRPEAIGTIFKRLKKRFGWEDVRLSPHTLRHTFASYVVKGGMDSITVQRILRHESLQMTQRYINMWGHDLRESNEKYNPLNHLDF; this comes from the coding sequence ATGAACGTTAAACTTGCCGTAAAAGATTTCCTGGAAGAATGCGAGCTTAAGAACCTGTCGCCTTACACACGCACGACCTACCGCAGGGTGCTTCGCAATTTCACGCACTATTGCCAGGCTGCGGAGATACTTGAAGTCACCGACATCGACCGGCCGGCCATCAAGGGGTTCCTGCTGTATTGCCGCAACGAGTTCGGTAACTCGCCGAACACGATAAACCTAAAGCTGCGGATTGTGAAGGCGTTCGTGAACTATCTAATCAACGAGGATTTATATGACGAATCGAAGAAGCCGTTCAGAAACGTCTCGTACGGAAAGGTCGACACGCGGGTTGAGATATTTACCGAGGATCATCTGCGTCAAATTCTCCGGTATTTCGAGAAAGAATCGCGGAACAAGCCGTATCATGCCTACCGGAATAGGACGATTGTTCTTATGCTACTCTCAACCGGAATTCGCCGTGGTGAACTCGTTAATTTGCGTTGGAGGGATATCGACCTGGACAGTGGCATGATTACGGTGTTTGGAAAGAAGCGAAGAGAAAATGACGTTCCACTCGCATCGAAGATGTGCGCCGAAATGGTGCAATTCCGCCAGTTTTGCGAGGAGTATTTTGATGGGGAAGTGGGTGATCACGTTTTTTGCTCGTCGAAGGGCCGGAAGCTGCGACCGGAAGCCATCGGCACTATCTTCAAACGCCTGAAGAAGCGGTTTGGCTGGGAGGACGTACGTCTTTCTCCCCATACTCTTCGCCACACCTTTGCTTCTTACGTTGTAAAAGGCGGAATGGACTCTATTACAGTTCAACGCATACTGCGACATGAATCGTTGCAGATGACGCAAAGGTATATCAACATGTGGGGGCATGATCTGCGGGAATCGAACGAGAAGTATAATCCGCTCAATCATTTGGATTTTTAA